The proteins below come from a single Hirundo rustica isolate bHirRus1 chromosome 6, bHirRus1.pri.v3, whole genome shotgun sequence genomic window:
- the FKBP3 gene encoding peptidyl-prolyl cis-trans isomerase FKBP3: protein MAAAAGPAQPWSAEELRSEALAKKEIIKFLQEHAAQAFLAEHKLLGQVKNVAKTANKEQLIAAYTQLFHTQRFKGTDGAEKAAEKAKPAKAEEAKGKAVKAEEAAEEGPPKYTKSILKKGDKTNFPKKGDTVHCWYTGKLQDGTVFDTNIQSSSKKKKAAKPLSFKVGVGKVIRGWDEALLTMSKGEKAQLEIEPEWAYGKKGQPDAKIPPNAKLFFEVELVDIE from the exons atggcggcggcggcgggcccGGCGCAGCCCTGGAGCGCCGAGGAGCTGCGGAGCGAGGCGCTGGCCAAGAAGGAGATCATCAAATTCCTGCAGGAGCACGCGGCGCAGGCG TTCCTGGCGGAGCACAAGCTGCTGGGGCAGGTGAAGAACGTGGCCAAGACGGCGAATAAGGAGCAGCTGATCGCGGCTTACACGCAGCTCTTCCACACGCAG CGCTTCAAGGGCACGGACGGCGCCGAGAAGGCGGCGGAGAAGGCGAAGCCGGCCAAGGCGGAGGAGGCCAAGGGGAAAGCGGTGAAGGCTGAGGAAGCTGCGGAGGAG GGGCCACCAAAGTACACAAAATCCATTTTGAAGAAGGGCGATAAAACCAACTTCCCGAAGAAAGGAGACACCGTCCACTGCTGGTACACGGGCAAGCTGCAGGATGGGACAGTCTTCGATACCAATATTCAATCAA gttcaaagaagaaaaaagcagccAAGCCCTTGAGTTTCAAAGTCGGCGTAGGAAAAGTGATCCGAGGT TGGGACGAGGCCCTGCTGACCATGAGCAAAGGAGAGAAGGCCCAGCTGGAGATCGAGCCCGAGTGGGCCTACGGCAAGAAGGGGCAGCCCGATGCCAA GATCCCACCAAATGCAAAACTCTTCTTTGAAGTGGAGCTGGTGGATATTGAATGA